Proteins from a single region of Nomascus leucogenys isolate Asia chromosome 2, Asia_NLE_v1, whole genome shotgun sequence:
- the LOC115837603 gene encoding activated CDC42 kinase 1-like isoform X8: MCGQDLWTGRLYLGNPMDPPNLLSVELSTSRRPQHLGGVKREPPPRPPQPAFFTQKPTYDPVSEDQDPLSSDFKRLGLRKPGLPRGLWLAKPSARVPGTKAGRGGGAEVTLIDFGEEPAVPALRPCAPSLAQLAMDACSLLDETPPESPTWALPRTLHPTPVVDWDARPLPPPPAYDDVAQDEDDFEVCSINSTLVGARVPAGPSRRQTNYTFVPEQARLPPPLEDNLFPPPQGGAKPPSSAQTAQIFQALQQECMRQLQVPASSPAPSPSPGGDDKPQVPPRVPIPPRPVRPHVQLSPAPSGEEEAGRWPGPASPPRVPPREPLSPQGSRTPSPLVPPGSSPLPPRLSSSPGKTMPTTQSFASDPKYATPQVIQAPGPRAGPCILPIVRDGKKVSSTHYYLLPERPSYLERYQRFLREAQSPEEPAPLPVPLLLPPPSTPAPAAPTATVRPMPQAALDPKANFSTNNSNPGARPPAPRATARLPQRGCPGDGPEPGRPADKIQMLQAMVHGVTTEECQAALQSHGWSVQRAAQYLKVEQLFGLGLRPRGECHKVLEMFDWKLEQAGCHLLGSWGPAHHK, translated from the exons ATGTGCGGTCAGGATCTGTGGACTGGGAG ACTGTATCTGGGAAACCCCATGGACCCCCCCAACCTGCTGAGTGTGGAACTGAGCACCTCCCGGCGCCCCCAGCATCTAGGAGGGGTGAAAA GGGAGCCTCCAcctcgcccacctcagcctgccttCTTCACTCAGA AACCAACCTATGACCCTGTGAGCGAGGACCAAGACCCCCTGTCCAGCGACTTCAAGAGGCTGGGCCTGCGGAAGCCAGGCCTGCCCCGAGGGCTGTGGCTGGCAAAGCCCTCAGCGCGGGTGCCGGGCACCAAGGCCGGCCGAGGCGGCGGGGCTGAGGTCACGCTCATCGACTTCGGTGAGGAGCCCGCGGTCCCGGCCCTACGGCCCTGCGCGCCCTCCCTGGCGCAGCTGGCCATGGACGCCTGCTCCCTGCTGGACGAGACCCCACCTGAGAGCCCCACGTGGGCCCTGCCCCGGACCCTGCACCCCACGCCCGTGGTGGACTGGGACGCACGCCCGCTGCCGCCCCCGCCCGCCTATGACGACGTGGCCCAGGATGAGGATGACTTCGAGGTCTGCTCCATCAACAGCACCCTGGTGGGCGCCAGGGTCCCTGCGGGGCCCAGCCGGCGCCAGACCAACTACACCTTTGTGCCTGAACAGGCGCGGCTGCCCCCTCCCCTGGAGGACAACCTGTTTCCCCCGCCCCAGGGGGGGGCCAAGCCGCCCAGCTCCGCGCAGACCGCACAGATCTTCCAGGCGCTGCAGCAGGAGTGCATGAGGCAGCTGCAGGTTCCGGCCAGCTCCCCGGCCCCCTCTCCCAGCCCGGGGGGTGACGACAAGCCCCAGGTGCCCCCTCGGGTACCCATCCCCCCTCGGCCCGTGCGCCCACACGTCCAGCTGTCTCCAGCCCCCTCGGGCGAGGAGGAGGCCGGTCGGTGGCCTGGACCTGCCTCCCCTCCCCGGGTGCCTCCGCGGGAGCCCCTGTCCCCTCAAGGCTCCAGGACACCCAGCCCCCTGGTACCACCTGGCAGCTCCCCACTGCCACCCCGGCTCTCCAGCTCACCTGGGAAGACCATGCCCACCACCCAGAGCTTTGCCTCAGACCCCAAGTACGCCACCCCCCAGGTGATCCAGGCGCCTGGCCCGCGGGCTGGTCCCTGCATCCTGCCCATTGTCCGGGATGGCAAGAAGGTCAGCAGCACCCACTATTACTTGCTGCCCGAGCGACCGTCCTACCTGGAGCGCTACCAGCGCTTCCTGCGTGAGGCCCAGAGCCCCGAGGAGCCGGCCCCCCTGCCTGTGCCTCTGCTGCTGCCCCCACCCAGCACCCCGGCCCCCGCCGCCCCCACGGCCACCGTGCGGCCGATGCCCCAGGCTGCCTTGGACCCTAAGGCCAACTTCTCCACCAACAACAGCAACCCAGGGGCCCGGCCGCCAGCCCCGAGGGCCACTGCTCGGCTGCCACAGAGGGGCTGCCCTGGCGACGGGCCAGAGCCGGGCCGGCCAGCAGACAAGATCCAGATG CTGCAGGCCATGGTGCATGGGGTGACCACAGAGGAGTGCCAGGCGGCCCTGCAGAGCCACGGCTGGAGCGTGCAGAGGGCTGCCCAGTATCTGAAG GTGGAGCAGCTCTTCGGGCTGGGTCTGCGGCCCAGAGGGGAGTGCCACAAAGTGCTGGAGATGTTCGACTGGAAACTGGAGCAGGCTGGCTGCCACCTTCTGGGCTCCTGGGGCCCTGCCCACCACAAGTGA
- the LOC115837603 gene encoding activated CDC42 kinase 1-like isoform X11: MCGQDLWTGRLYLGNPMDPPNLLSVELSTSRRPQHLGGVKREPPPRPPQPAFFTQKPTYDPVSEDQDPLSSDFKRLGLRKPGLPRGLWLAKPSARVPGTKAGRGGGAEVTLIDFGEEPAVPALRPCAPSLAQLAMDACSLLDETPPESPTWALPRTLHPTPVVDWDARPLPPPPAYDDVAQDEDDFEVCSINSTLVGARVPAGPSRRQTNYTFVPEQARLPPPLEDNLFPPPQGGAKPPSSAQTAQIFQALQQECMRQLQVPASSPAPSPSPGGDDKPQVPPRVPIPPRPVRPHVQLSPAPSGEEEAGRWPGPASPPRVPPREPLSPQGSRTPSPLVPPGSSPLPPRLSSSPGKTMPTTQSFASDPKYATPQVIQAPGPRAGPCILPIVRDGKKVSSTHYYLLPERPSYLERYQRFLREAQSPEEPAPLPVPLLLPPPSTPAPAAPTATVRPMPQAALDPKANFSTNNSNPGARPPAPRATARLPQRGCPGDGPEPGRPADKIQMVEQLFGLGLRPRGECHKVLEMFDWKLEQAGCHLLGSWGPAHHK, from the exons ATGTGCGGTCAGGATCTGTGGACTGGGAG ACTGTATCTGGGAAACCCCATGGACCCCCCCAACCTGCTGAGTGTGGAACTGAGCACCTCCCGGCGCCCCCAGCATCTAGGAGGGGTGAAAA GGGAGCCTCCAcctcgcccacctcagcctgccttCTTCACTCAGA AACCAACCTATGACCCTGTGAGCGAGGACCAAGACCCCCTGTCCAGCGACTTCAAGAGGCTGGGCCTGCGGAAGCCAGGCCTGCCCCGAGGGCTGTGGCTGGCAAAGCCCTCAGCGCGGGTGCCGGGCACCAAGGCCGGCCGAGGCGGCGGGGCTGAGGTCACGCTCATCGACTTCGGTGAGGAGCCCGCGGTCCCGGCCCTACGGCCCTGCGCGCCCTCCCTGGCGCAGCTGGCCATGGACGCCTGCTCCCTGCTGGACGAGACCCCACCTGAGAGCCCCACGTGGGCCCTGCCCCGGACCCTGCACCCCACGCCCGTGGTGGACTGGGACGCACGCCCGCTGCCGCCCCCGCCCGCCTATGACGACGTGGCCCAGGATGAGGATGACTTCGAGGTCTGCTCCATCAACAGCACCCTGGTGGGCGCCAGGGTCCCTGCGGGGCCCAGCCGGCGCCAGACCAACTACACCTTTGTGCCTGAACAGGCGCGGCTGCCCCCTCCCCTGGAGGACAACCTGTTTCCCCCGCCCCAGGGGGGGGCCAAGCCGCCCAGCTCCGCGCAGACCGCACAGATCTTCCAGGCGCTGCAGCAGGAGTGCATGAGGCAGCTGCAGGTTCCGGCCAGCTCCCCGGCCCCCTCTCCCAGCCCGGGGGGTGACGACAAGCCCCAGGTGCCCCCTCGGGTACCCATCCCCCCTCGGCCCGTGCGCCCACACGTCCAGCTGTCTCCAGCCCCCTCGGGCGAGGAGGAGGCCGGTCGGTGGCCTGGACCTGCCTCCCCTCCCCGGGTGCCTCCGCGGGAGCCCCTGTCCCCTCAAGGCTCCAGGACACCCAGCCCCCTGGTACCACCTGGCAGCTCCCCACTGCCACCCCGGCTCTCCAGCTCACCTGGGAAGACCATGCCCACCACCCAGAGCTTTGCCTCAGACCCCAAGTACGCCACCCCCCAGGTGATCCAGGCGCCTGGCCCGCGGGCTGGTCCCTGCATCCTGCCCATTGTCCGGGATGGCAAGAAGGTCAGCAGCACCCACTATTACTTGCTGCCCGAGCGACCGTCCTACCTGGAGCGCTACCAGCGCTTCCTGCGTGAGGCCCAGAGCCCCGAGGAGCCGGCCCCCCTGCCTGTGCCTCTGCTGCTGCCCCCACCCAGCACCCCGGCCCCCGCCGCCCCCACGGCCACCGTGCGGCCGATGCCCCAGGCTGCCTTGGACCCTAAGGCCAACTTCTCCACCAACAACAGCAACCCAGGGGCCCGGCCGCCAGCCCCGAGGGCCACTGCTCGGCTGCCACAGAGGGGCTGCCCTGGCGACGGGCCAGAGCCGGGCCGGCCAGCAGACAAGATCCAGATG GTGGAGCAGCTCTTCGGGCTGGGTCTGCGGCCCAGAGGGGAGTGCCACAAAGTGCTGGAGATGTTCGACTGGAAACTGGAGCAGGCTGGCTGCCACCTTCTGGGCTCCTGGGGCCCTGCCCACCACAAGTGA
- the LOC115837603 gene encoding activated CDC42 kinase 1-like isoform X10 — translation MCGQDLWTGRLYLGNPMDPPNLLSVELSTSRRPQHLGGVKKPTYDPVSEDQDPLSSDFKRLGLRKPGLPRGLWLAKPSARVPGTKAGRGGGAEVTLIDFGEEPAVPALRPCAPSLAQLAMDACSLLDETPPESPTWALPRTLHPTPVVDWDARPLPPPPAYDDVAQDEDDFEVCSINSTLVGARVPAGPSRRQTNYTFVPEQARLPPPLEDNLFPPPQGGAKPPSSAQTAQIFQALQQECMRQLQVPASSPAPSPSPGGDDKPQVPPRVPIPPRPVRPHVQLSPAPSGEEEAGRWPGPASPPRVPPREPLSPQGSRTPSPLVPPGSSPLPPRLSSSPGKTMPTTQSFASDPKYATPQVIQAPGPRAGPCILPIVRDGKKVSSTHYYLLPERPSYLERYQRFLREAQSPEEPAPLPVPLLLPPPSTPAPAAPTATVRPMPQAALDPKANFSTNNSNPGARPPAPRATARLPQRGCPGDGPEPGRPADKIQMAMVHGVTTEECQAALQSHGWSVQRAAQYLKVEQLFGLGLRPRGECHKVLEMFDWKLEQAGCHLLGSWGPAHHK, via the exons ATGTGCGGTCAGGATCTGTGGACTGGGAG ACTGTATCTGGGAAACCCCATGGACCCCCCCAACCTGCTGAGTGTGGAACTGAGCACCTCCCGGCGCCCCCAGCATCTAGGAGGGGTGAAAA AACCAACCTATGACCCTGTGAGCGAGGACCAAGACCCCCTGTCCAGCGACTTCAAGAGGCTGGGCCTGCGGAAGCCAGGCCTGCCCCGAGGGCTGTGGCTGGCAAAGCCCTCAGCGCGGGTGCCGGGCACCAAGGCCGGCCGAGGCGGCGGGGCTGAGGTCACGCTCATCGACTTCGGTGAGGAGCCCGCGGTCCCGGCCCTACGGCCCTGCGCGCCCTCCCTGGCGCAGCTGGCCATGGACGCCTGCTCCCTGCTGGACGAGACCCCACCTGAGAGCCCCACGTGGGCCCTGCCCCGGACCCTGCACCCCACGCCCGTGGTGGACTGGGACGCACGCCCGCTGCCGCCCCCGCCCGCCTATGACGACGTGGCCCAGGATGAGGATGACTTCGAGGTCTGCTCCATCAACAGCACCCTGGTGGGCGCCAGGGTCCCTGCGGGGCCCAGCCGGCGCCAGACCAACTACACCTTTGTGCCTGAACAGGCGCGGCTGCCCCCTCCCCTGGAGGACAACCTGTTTCCCCCGCCCCAGGGGGGGGCCAAGCCGCCCAGCTCCGCGCAGACCGCACAGATCTTCCAGGCGCTGCAGCAGGAGTGCATGAGGCAGCTGCAGGTTCCGGCCAGCTCCCCGGCCCCCTCTCCCAGCCCGGGGGGTGACGACAAGCCCCAGGTGCCCCCTCGGGTACCCATCCCCCCTCGGCCCGTGCGCCCACACGTCCAGCTGTCTCCAGCCCCCTCGGGCGAGGAGGAGGCCGGTCGGTGGCCTGGACCTGCCTCCCCTCCCCGGGTGCCTCCGCGGGAGCCCCTGTCCCCTCAAGGCTCCAGGACACCCAGCCCCCTGGTACCACCTGGCAGCTCCCCACTGCCACCCCGGCTCTCCAGCTCACCTGGGAAGACCATGCCCACCACCCAGAGCTTTGCCTCAGACCCCAAGTACGCCACCCCCCAGGTGATCCAGGCGCCTGGCCCGCGGGCTGGTCCCTGCATCCTGCCCATTGTCCGGGATGGCAAGAAGGTCAGCAGCACCCACTATTACTTGCTGCCCGAGCGACCGTCCTACCTGGAGCGCTACCAGCGCTTCCTGCGTGAGGCCCAGAGCCCCGAGGAGCCGGCCCCCCTGCCTGTGCCTCTGCTGCTGCCCCCACCCAGCACCCCGGCCCCCGCCGCCCCCACGGCCACCGTGCGGCCGATGCCCCAGGCTGCCTTGGACCCTAAGGCCAACTTCTCCACCAACAACAGCAACCCAGGGGCCCGGCCGCCAGCCCCGAGGGCCACTGCTCGGCTGCCACAGAGGGGCTGCCCTGGCGACGGGCCAGAGCCGGGCCGGCCAGCAGACAAGATCCAGATG GCCATGGTGCATGGGGTGACCACAGAGGAGTGCCAGGCGGCCCTGCAGAGCCACGGCTGGAGCGTGCAGAGGGCTGCCCAGTATCTGAAG GTGGAGCAGCTCTTCGGGCTGGGTCTGCGGCCCAGAGGGGAGTGCCACAAAGTGCTGGAGATGTTCGACTGGAAACTGGAGCAGGCTGGCTGCCACCTTCTGGGCTCCTGGGGCCCTGCCCACCACAAGTGA
- the LOC115837603 gene encoding activated CDC42 kinase 1-like isoform X7, which produces MCGQDLWTGRLYLGNPMDPPNLLSVELSTSRRPQHLGGVKREPPPRPPQPAFFTQKPTYDPVSEDQDPLSSDFKRLGLRKPGLPRGLWLAKPSARVPGTKAGRGGGAEVTLIDFGEEPAVPALRPCAPSLAQLAMDACSLLDETPPESPTWALPRTLHPTPVVDWDARPLPPPPAYDDVAQDEDDFEVCSINSTLVGARVPAGPSRRQTNYTFVPEQARLPPPLEDNLFPPPQGGAKPPSSAQTAQIFQALQQECMRQLQVPASSPAPSPSPGGDDKPQVPPRVPIPPRPVRPHVQLSPAPSGEEEAGRWPGPASPPRVPPREPLSPQGSRTPSPLVPPGSSPLPPRLSSSPGKTMPTTQSFASDPKYATPQVIQAPGPRAGPCILPIVRDGKKVSSTHYYLLPERPSYLERYQRFLREAQSPEEPAPLPVPLLLPPPSTPAPAAPTATVRPMPQAALDPKANFSTNNSNPGARPPAPRATARLPQRGCPGDGPEPGRPADKIQMLQAMVHGVTTEECQAALQSHGWSVQRAAQYLKVEQLFGLGLRPRGECHKVLEMFDWKLEQAGCHLLGSWGPAHHKR; this is translated from the exons ATGTGCGGTCAGGATCTGTGGACTGGGAG ACTGTATCTGGGAAACCCCATGGACCCCCCCAACCTGCTGAGTGTGGAACTGAGCACCTCCCGGCGCCCCCAGCATCTAGGAGGGGTGAAAA GGGAGCCTCCAcctcgcccacctcagcctgccttCTTCACTCAGA AACCAACCTATGACCCTGTGAGCGAGGACCAAGACCCCCTGTCCAGCGACTTCAAGAGGCTGGGCCTGCGGAAGCCAGGCCTGCCCCGAGGGCTGTGGCTGGCAAAGCCCTCAGCGCGGGTGCCGGGCACCAAGGCCGGCCGAGGCGGCGGGGCTGAGGTCACGCTCATCGACTTCGGTGAGGAGCCCGCGGTCCCGGCCCTACGGCCCTGCGCGCCCTCCCTGGCGCAGCTGGCCATGGACGCCTGCTCCCTGCTGGACGAGACCCCACCTGAGAGCCCCACGTGGGCCCTGCCCCGGACCCTGCACCCCACGCCCGTGGTGGACTGGGACGCACGCCCGCTGCCGCCCCCGCCCGCCTATGACGACGTGGCCCAGGATGAGGATGACTTCGAGGTCTGCTCCATCAACAGCACCCTGGTGGGCGCCAGGGTCCCTGCGGGGCCCAGCCGGCGCCAGACCAACTACACCTTTGTGCCTGAACAGGCGCGGCTGCCCCCTCCCCTGGAGGACAACCTGTTTCCCCCGCCCCAGGGGGGGGCCAAGCCGCCCAGCTCCGCGCAGACCGCACAGATCTTCCAGGCGCTGCAGCAGGAGTGCATGAGGCAGCTGCAGGTTCCGGCCAGCTCCCCGGCCCCCTCTCCCAGCCCGGGGGGTGACGACAAGCCCCAGGTGCCCCCTCGGGTACCCATCCCCCCTCGGCCCGTGCGCCCACACGTCCAGCTGTCTCCAGCCCCCTCGGGCGAGGAGGAGGCCGGTCGGTGGCCTGGACCTGCCTCCCCTCCCCGGGTGCCTCCGCGGGAGCCCCTGTCCCCTCAAGGCTCCAGGACACCCAGCCCCCTGGTACCACCTGGCAGCTCCCCACTGCCACCCCGGCTCTCCAGCTCACCTGGGAAGACCATGCCCACCACCCAGAGCTTTGCCTCAGACCCCAAGTACGCCACCCCCCAGGTGATCCAGGCGCCTGGCCCGCGGGCTGGTCCCTGCATCCTGCCCATTGTCCGGGATGGCAAGAAGGTCAGCAGCACCCACTATTACTTGCTGCCCGAGCGACCGTCCTACCTGGAGCGCTACCAGCGCTTCCTGCGTGAGGCCCAGAGCCCCGAGGAGCCGGCCCCCCTGCCTGTGCCTCTGCTGCTGCCCCCACCCAGCACCCCGGCCCCCGCCGCCCCCACGGCCACCGTGCGGCCGATGCCCCAGGCTGCCTTGGACCCTAAGGCCAACTTCTCCACCAACAACAGCAACCCAGGGGCCCGGCCGCCAGCCCCGAGGGCCACTGCTCGGCTGCCACAGAGGGGCTGCCCTGGCGACGGGCCAGAGCCGGGCCGGCCAGCAGACAAGATCCAGATG CTGCAGGCCATGGTGCATGGGGTGACCACAGAGGAGTGCCAGGCGGCCCTGCAGAGCCACGGCTGGAGCGTGCAGAGGGCTGCCCAGTATCTGAAG GTGGAGCAGCTCTTCGGGCTGGGTCTGCGGCCCAGAGGGGAGTGCCACAAAGTGCTGGAGATGTTCGACTGGAAACTGGAGCAGGCTGGCTGCCACCTTCTGGGCTCCTGGGGCCCTGCCCACCACAA GCGCTGA
- the LOC115837603 gene encoding activated CDC42 kinase 1-like isoform X5, whose product MCGQDLWTGRLYLGNPMDPPNLLSVELSTSRRPQHLGGVKREPPPRPPQPAFFTQSKWGCFRCLGPRPRPLSLTPLLEEPTYDPVSEDQDPLSSDFKRLGLRKPGLPRGLWLAKPSARVPGTKAGRGGGAEVTLIDFGEEPAVPALRPCAPSLAQLAMDACSLLDETPPESPTWALPRTLHPTPVVDWDARPLPPPPAYDDVAQDEDDFEVCSINSTLVGARVPAGPSRRQTNYTFVPEQARLPPPLEDNLFPPPQGGAKPPSSAQTAQIFQALQQECMRQLQVPASSPAPSPSPGGDDKPQVPPRVPIPPRPVRPHVQLSPAPSGEEEAGRWPGPASPPRVPPREPLSPQGSRTPSPLVPPGSSPLPPRLSSSPGKTMPTTQSFASDPKYATPQVIQAPGPRAGPCILPIVRDGKKVSSTHYYLLPERPSYLERYQRFLREAQSPEEPAPLPVPLLLPPPSTPAPAAPTATVRPMPQAALDPKANFSTNNSNPGARPPAPRATARLPQRGCPGDGPEPGRPADKIQMLQAMVHGVTTEECQAALQSHGWSVQRAAQYLKVEQLFGLGLRPRGECHKVLEMFDWKLEQAGCHLLGSWGPAHHKR is encoded by the exons ATGTGCGGTCAGGATCTGTGGACTGGGAG ACTGTATCTGGGAAACCCCATGGACCCCCCCAACCTGCTGAGTGTGGAACTGAGCACCTCCCGGCGCCCCCAGCATCTAGGAGGGGTGAAAA GGGAGCCTCCAcctcgcccacctcagcctgccttCTTCACTCAGAGTAAGTGGGGCTGCTTCCGATGCCTtggcccccgcccccgccccctctctctcactcctctCCTGGAAG AACCAACCTATGACCCTGTGAGCGAGGACCAAGACCCCCTGTCCAGCGACTTCAAGAGGCTGGGCCTGCGGAAGCCAGGCCTGCCCCGAGGGCTGTGGCTGGCAAAGCCCTCAGCGCGGGTGCCGGGCACCAAGGCCGGCCGAGGCGGCGGGGCTGAGGTCACGCTCATCGACTTCGGTGAGGAGCCCGCGGTCCCGGCCCTACGGCCCTGCGCGCCCTCCCTGGCGCAGCTGGCCATGGACGCCTGCTCCCTGCTGGACGAGACCCCACCTGAGAGCCCCACGTGGGCCCTGCCCCGGACCCTGCACCCCACGCCCGTGGTGGACTGGGACGCACGCCCGCTGCCGCCCCCGCCCGCCTATGACGACGTGGCCCAGGATGAGGATGACTTCGAGGTCTGCTCCATCAACAGCACCCTGGTGGGCGCCAGGGTCCCTGCGGGGCCCAGCCGGCGCCAGACCAACTACACCTTTGTGCCTGAACAGGCGCGGCTGCCCCCTCCCCTGGAGGACAACCTGTTTCCCCCGCCCCAGGGGGGGGCCAAGCCGCCCAGCTCCGCGCAGACCGCACAGATCTTCCAGGCGCTGCAGCAGGAGTGCATGAGGCAGCTGCAGGTTCCGGCCAGCTCCCCGGCCCCCTCTCCCAGCCCGGGGGGTGACGACAAGCCCCAGGTGCCCCCTCGGGTACCCATCCCCCCTCGGCCCGTGCGCCCACACGTCCAGCTGTCTCCAGCCCCCTCGGGCGAGGAGGAGGCCGGTCGGTGGCCTGGACCTGCCTCCCCTCCCCGGGTGCCTCCGCGGGAGCCCCTGTCCCCTCAAGGCTCCAGGACACCCAGCCCCCTGGTACCACCTGGCAGCTCCCCACTGCCACCCCGGCTCTCCAGCTCACCTGGGAAGACCATGCCCACCACCCAGAGCTTTGCCTCAGACCCCAAGTACGCCACCCCCCAGGTGATCCAGGCGCCTGGCCCGCGGGCTGGTCCCTGCATCCTGCCCATTGTCCGGGATGGCAAGAAGGTCAGCAGCACCCACTATTACTTGCTGCCCGAGCGACCGTCCTACCTGGAGCGCTACCAGCGCTTCCTGCGTGAGGCCCAGAGCCCCGAGGAGCCGGCCCCCCTGCCTGTGCCTCTGCTGCTGCCCCCACCCAGCACCCCGGCCCCCGCCGCCCCCACGGCCACCGTGCGGCCGATGCCCCAGGCTGCCTTGGACCCTAAGGCCAACTTCTCCACCAACAACAGCAACCCAGGGGCCCGGCCGCCAGCCCCGAGGGCCACTGCTCGGCTGCCACAGAGGGGCTGCCCTGGCGACGGGCCAGAGCCGGGCCGGCCAGCAGACAAGATCCAGATG CTGCAGGCCATGGTGCATGGGGTGACCACAGAGGAGTGCCAGGCGGCCCTGCAGAGCCACGGCTGGAGCGTGCAGAGGGCTGCCCAGTATCTGAAG GTGGAGCAGCTCTTCGGGCTGGGTCTGCGGCCCAGAGGGGAGTGCCACAAAGTGCTGGAGATGTTCGACTGGAAACTGGAGCAGGCTGGCTGCCACCTTCTGGGCTCCTGGGGCCCTGCCCACCACAA GCGCTGA
- the LOC115837603 gene encoding activated CDC42 kinase 1-like isoform X9 yields MCGQDLWTGRLYLGNPMDPPNLLSVELSTSRRPQHLGGVKKPTYDPVSEDQDPLSSDFKRLGLRKPGLPRGLWLAKPSARVPGTKAGRGGGAEVTLIDFGEEPAVPALRPCAPSLAQLAMDACSLLDETPPESPTWALPRTLHPTPVVDWDARPLPPPPAYDDVAQDEDDFEVCSINSTLVGARVPAGPSRRQTNYTFVPEQARLPPPLEDNLFPPPQGGAKPPSSAQTAQIFQALQQECMRQLQVPASSPAPSPSPGGDDKPQVPPRVPIPPRPVRPHVQLSPAPSGEEEAGRWPGPASPPRVPPREPLSPQGSRTPSPLVPPGSSPLPPRLSSSPGKTMPTTQSFASDPKYATPQVIQAPGPRAGPCILPIVRDGKKVSSTHYYLLPERPSYLERYQRFLREAQSPEEPAPLPVPLLLPPPSTPAPAAPTATVRPMPQAALDPKANFSTNNSNPGARPPAPRATARLPQRGCPGDGPEPGRPADKIQMLQAMVHGVTTEECQAALQSHGWSVQRAAQYLKVEQLFGLGLRPRGECHKVLEMFDWKLEQAGCHLLGSWGPAHHKR; encoded by the exons ATGTGCGGTCAGGATCTGTGGACTGGGAG ACTGTATCTGGGAAACCCCATGGACCCCCCCAACCTGCTGAGTGTGGAACTGAGCACCTCCCGGCGCCCCCAGCATCTAGGAGGGGTGAAAA AACCAACCTATGACCCTGTGAGCGAGGACCAAGACCCCCTGTCCAGCGACTTCAAGAGGCTGGGCCTGCGGAAGCCAGGCCTGCCCCGAGGGCTGTGGCTGGCAAAGCCCTCAGCGCGGGTGCCGGGCACCAAGGCCGGCCGAGGCGGCGGGGCTGAGGTCACGCTCATCGACTTCGGTGAGGAGCCCGCGGTCCCGGCCCTACGGCCCTGCGCGCCCTCCCTGGCGCAGCTGGCCATGGACGCCTGCTCCCTGCTGGACGAGACCCCACCTGAGAGCCCCACGTGGGCCCTGCCCCGGACCCTGCACCCCACGCCCGTGGTGGACTGGGACGCACGCCCGCTGCCGCCCCCGCCCGCCTATGACGACGTGGCCCAGGATGAGGATGACTTCGAGGTCTGCTCCATCAACAGCACCCTGGTGGGCGCCAGGGTCCCTGCGGGGCCCAGCCGGCGCCAGACCAACTACACCTTTGTGCCTGAACAGGCGCGGCTGCCCCCTCCCCTGGAGGACAACCTGTTTCCCCCGCCCCAGGGGGGGGCCAAGCCGCCCAGCTCCGCGCAGACCGCACAGATCTTCCAGGCGCTGCAGCAGGAGTGCATGAGGCAGCTGCAGGTTCCGGCCAGCTCCCCGGCCCCCTCTCCCAGCCCGGGGGGTGACGACAAGCCCCAGGTGCCCCCTCGGGTACCCATCCCCCCTCGGCCCGTGCGCCCACACGTCCAGCTGTCTCCAGCCCCCTCGGGCGAGGAGGAGGCCGGTCGGTGGCCTGGACCTGCCTCCCCTCCCCGGGTGCCTCCGCGGGAGCCCCTGTCCCCTCAAGGCTCCAGGACACCCAGCCCCCTGGTACCACCTGGCAGCTCCCCACTGCCACCCCGGCTCTCCAGCTCACCTGGGAAGACCATGCCCACCACCCAGAGCTTTGCCTCAGACCCCAAGTACGCCACCCCCCAGGTGATCCAGGCGCCTGGCCCGCGGGCTGGTCCCTGCATCCTGCCCATTGTCCGGGATGGCAAGAAGGTCAGCAGCACCCACTATTACTTGCTGCCCGAGCGACCGTCCTACCTGGAGCGCTACCAGCGCTTCCTGCGTGAGGCCCAGAGCCCCGAGGAGCCGGCCCCCCTGCCTGTGCCTCTGCTGCTGCCCCCACCCAGCACCCCGGCCCCCGCCGCCCCCACGGCCACCGTGCGGCCGATGCCCCAGGCTGCCTTGGACCCTAAGGCCAACTTCTCCACCAACAACAGCAACCCAGGGGCCCGGCCGCCAGCCCCGAGGGCCACTGCTCGGCTGCCACAGAGGGGCTGCCCTGGCGACGGGCCAGAGCCGGGCCGGCCAGCAGACAAGATCCAGATG CTGCAGGCCATGGTGCATGGGGTGACCACAGAGGAGTGCCAGGCGGCCCTGCAGAGCCACGGCTGGAGCGTGCAGAGGGCTGCCCAGTATCTGAAG GTGGAGCAGCTCTTCGGGCTGGGTCTGCGGCCCAGAGGGGAGTGCCACAAAGTGCTGGAGATGTTCGACTGGAAACTGGAGCAGGCTGGCTGCCACCTTCTGGGCTCCTGGGGCCCTGCCCACCACAA GCGCTGA